Proteins encoded within one genomic window of Thermococcus celer Vu 13 = JCM 8558:
- a CDS encoding serine protein kinase RIO encodes MREELIEREIEEVLGLRERREKDSELYKIANEVFDRTTKESLAHLHKRGKIGELRGVISTGKEANVFAGVDGEGRRIAVKVYRTYTTEFRRIWEYLAADPRIGYLPKDMRKLVFVWTRREFKNLQRAMKYAVRVPEPMAFRNNVLVMEFIGDETPAPRLKDVERELELGDFEELYDFTMGVIERLWRRGDMVHGDLSEYNLLLHDGPVVIDWSQATVRRNRMSLELLRRDLRNVIAYFGKKGVSVDNPDEKFRELVG; translated from the coding sequence ATGCGCGAGGAGCTCATCGAGCGGGAGATCGAGGAAGTGCTCGGCCTCAGGGAGAGGCGCGAGAAGGACAGCGAGCTCTACAAGATAGCCAACGAGGTCTTCGACAGGACAACGAAGGAGAGCCTCGCCCACCTCCACAAACGAGGTAAAATCGGCGAGCTCCGCGGCGTAATCAGCACGGGCAAGGAGGCCAACGTCTTCGCCGGGGTCGATGGGGAGGGCAGGAGAATCGCGGTGAAGGTGTACAGGACCTACACCACCGAGTTCCGCAGGATATGGGAGTACCTGGCCGCCGATCCCCGAATAGGTTACCTCCCGAAGGACATGAGGAAGCTCGTCTTCGTCTGGACGCGGCGCGAATTTAAGAACCTCCAGCGGGCCATGAAGTACGCCGTTAGGGTTCCGGAACCGATGGCCTTTCGCAACAACGTCCTGGTTATGGAGTTCATAGGCGACGAAACGCCCGCCCCGAGGCTCAAGGATGTTGAAAGGGAACTCGAACTCGGGGACTTCGAGGAGCTCTACGACTTCACGATGGGCGTCATCGAGAGGCTCTGGCGGAGGGGGGACATGGTGCACGGCGACCTGAGCGAGTACAACCTGTTGCTCCACGACGGGCCCGTGGTCATAGACTGGTCTCAGGCAACGGTGAGGAGGAACCGCATGAGTCTGGAGCTCCTGAGGCGCGACCTGAGGAACGTTATAGCGTACTTCGGTAAAAAGGGCGTCAGTGTTGACAATCCAGATGAGAAGTTCCGTGAGCTCGTTGGTTAG
- the eif1A gene encoding translation initiation factor eIF-1A: protein MAYHRHGNGRNGNKKNRQVQGDEVIRVRLPKEGQLFGVIEQALGSGWMDVRCEDGKVRRCRIPGKLKRRMWMRVGDVVIVQPWPVQSDERGDIVYRYTKTQVDWLLRRGKISHDFLTGGETLF from the coding sequence ATGGCTTACCACAGGCATGGAAACGGGAGAAACGGGAATAAAAAGAACAGGCAGGTTCAGGGTGACGAGGTCATCCGCGTTCGCCTGCCGAAGGAAGGACAGCTCTTCGGGGTGATAGAGCAGGCCCTCGGTTCGGGGTGGATGGACGTCCGCTGCGAGGACGGAAAGGTAAGAAGATGCAGGATCCCCGGCAAACTCAAGAGGAGGATGTGGATGCGCGTTGGCGACGTCGTCATAGTCCAGCCCTGGCCGGTTCAAAGCGACGAGAGGGGCGACATAGTGTACCGTTACACCAAAACACAGGTGGACTGGCTCCTAAGGAGGGGCAAGATAAGCCACGACTTCCTTACCGGCGGCGAGACCCTCTTCTGA
- a CDS encoding metal ABC transporter ATP-binding protein, which yields MPAVKAENLTITYNGKPAVEGVTFELEEGETLLLLGPNGAGKTTLLKTIACFHREYSGELKVFGRPPCNARELIGYVPQSHSLNDRVPLTALEVVAMGGLYRRGFVHFKIPPELIEKAAKALDFVGLLDFGDRLFRELSGGQRQRVLLARALVSNPRLLLLDEPLSALDPSARVEVAGVLERIKRRKGITMVITTHDVNPLLEIGDRVMLLSKRLIAFGKPEEVLKDSTIKSIYGPLARVVPVENKLFCITGDAHLHRHGGGAP from the coding sequence ATGCCCGCCGTAAAAGCCGAGAACCTCACGATAACCTACAACGGGAAGCCCGCGGTGGAGGGGGTCACCTTCGAACTCGAGGAAGGGGAAACGTTACTTCTCCTCGGGCCCAACGGGGCGGGGAAGACGACGCTCCTCAAAACGATAGCCTGCTTTCACAGGGAGTACTCCGGGGAGCTAAAGGTATTCGGCAGGCCGCCGTGCAACGCGAGGGAACTCATAGGCTACGTCCCCCAGAGCCACTCCCTCAACGATAGGGTCCCCCTGACGGCCCTGGAGGTGGTCGCGATGGGGGGCCTTTACAGGAGGGGTTTCGTGCACTTTAAAATTCCGCCCGAGCTCATCGAGAAGGCGGCTAAGGCCCTCGACTTCGTTGGTTTGCTGGATTTCGGAGACAGGCTCTTCCGCGAACTGTCGGGGGGACAGAGGCAGAGGGTTCTCCTGGCGAGGGCCCTGGTGAGCAACCCCCGGCTGCTCCTCCTCGATGAGCCCCTTTCGGCACTGGACCCGAGTGCAAGGGTGGAAGTGGCGGGCGTTCTGGAGAGGATAAAGCGGAGGAAGGGCATAACCATGGTGATAACCACCCACGACGTAAACCCCCTCCTCGAAATCGGGGACAGGGTTATGCTCCTCAGCAAGAGGCTCATAGCCTTCGGAAAACCCGAGGAAGTCCTGAAGGACTCGACGATAAAATCCATCTACGGCCCCCTCGCGAGGGTCGTTCCGGTTGAGAATAAACTGTTCTGCATAACCGGTGACGCCCACCTCCACAGGCACGGAGGCGGAGCCCCATGA
- a CDS encoding metal ABC transporter permease: MIPEYLIRAVLASVMVSVLLGMLSPLINTKGLAFLTHALFHALLFGAVLGMILGLLLENFSLVMLTALIVTVAVVLTIAQLERMGFSPDSAVGIVASFVAGLTVLGFGVLYRVMAGRPYFPLSQSIVSYLTGEIFLITLNDLMVLVLGGALLFFVMLSLYRDFLYLSFDPEGVESYGGNARAYLTVLYVLVGTAGALIVQTVGLITLQVVAVLPGAIALMVSSDVRKVLGVSLLLTLAVQLSSVVLAYFTDIPPSGLATIILGVIYGALLFRG, from the coding sequence ATGATCCCGGAGTACCTCATCCGGGCCGTGCTCGCGAGCGTTATGGTCAGCGTCCTCCTCGGGATGCTGAGCCCGCTTATAAACACGAAGGGACTGGCTTTCTTAACACACGCACTCTTCCACGCCCTCCTCTTCGGGGCGGTCCTCGGGATGATACTCGGACTCCTCCTCGAAAACTTCTCTCTTGTGATGCTCACCGCGCTCATCGTCACCGTGGCGGTGGTCCTCACCATAGCCCAGCTCGAGAGGATGGGGTTCTCCCCCGACTCGGCCGTGGGAATCGTCGCGAGCTTCGTGGCCGGGTTGACGGTTCTCGGTTTCGGCGTCCTGTACAGGGTCATGGCGGGGAGGCCGTACTTCCCCCTGAGCCAGAGCATCGTATCCTACCTGACCGGTGAGATATTCCTTATAACCCTCAACGACCTCATGGTGCTCGTTCTCGGCGGTGCGCTGCTCTTCTTCGTCATGCTCTCCCTTTACAGGGACTTCCTCTACCTGAGCTTCGACCCCGAGGGAGTTGAGAGCTACGGGGGTAACGCGAGGGCCTACCTGACGGTCCTCTACGTTCTCGTTGGCACTGCCGGCGCCCTGATAGTCCAGACCGTCGGGCTAATCACCCTTCAGGTGGTGGCGGTTCTCCCGGGCGCTATAGCCCTGATGGTAAGCTCGGACGTCAGGAAGGTCCTTGGGGTTAGCCTTCTGCTGACCCTCGCCGTGCAGCTCTCCTCGGTTGTCCTCGCCTACTTCACTGATATACCGCCGAGCGGCCTGGCGACGATAATTCTGGGAGTCATCTACGGCGCCCTCCTCTTCAGGGGGTGA
- the rnhB gene encoding ribonuclease HII encodes MKLAGIDEAGRGPVIGPMVIAAVVLDEKNVPKLRDLGVRDSKKLTPKRRERLFNDIIKLLDDYVILELWPEEIDSRGGTLNELEVERFVEALNSLKVKPDVVYIDAADVKEGRFGEEIKERLNFEAKIVSEHRADDKFLPVSSASILAKVTRDRAIEKLKEKYGEIGSGYPSDPRTREFLENYYRQHGEFPPVVRRSWKTLRKIEEKLRKEAGSKNPENSKEKGQTSLDVFLR; translated from the coding sequence TTGAAGCTCGCAGGAATAGACGAGGCTGGAAGGGGCCCCGTAATCGGCCCGATGGTCATCGCGGCCGTCGTCCTCGATGAGAAGAACGTTCCGAAGCTCAGAGATCTCGGCGTCAGGGACTCGAAAAAGCTGACCCCAAAGAGGAGGGAGAGATTATTTAACGACATAATTAAACTTTTGGATGATTATGTAATTCTTGAATTATGGCCGGAGGAGATAGACTCCCGCGGCGGGACGCTTAACGAGCTCGAGGTGGAGAGGTTCGTGGAGGCCCTCAACTCGCTTAAGGTGAAGCCCGACGTCGTTTACATAGACGCGGCGGACGTGAAGGAGGGCCGCTTTGGCGAGGAGATAAAGGAAAGGTTGAACTTCGAGGCGAAGATTGTCTCAGAGCACAGGGCGGACGATAAGTTTTTACCGGTGTCCTCTGCCTCGATACTGGCGAAGGTGACCCGTGACAGGGCGATAGAAAAGCTCAAGGAGAAGTACGGCGAGATCGGGAGCGGCTACCCGAGCGACCCAAGGACGAGGGAGTTCCTCGAGAACTACTACAGACAACACGGCGAGTTCCCGCCCGTAGTCCGGCGAAGCTGGAAGACGCTGAGAAAGATAGAGGAAAAGCTGAGGAAAGAGGCCGGGTCAAAAAACCCGGAGAATTCAAAGGAAAAGGGACAGACGAGCCTGGACGTATTTTTGAGGTAG
- a CDS encoding dolichyl-phosphate-mannose--protein mannosyltransferase, translating into MDWRKILFIAVLTVTLIGSFWYLYDFASRPDLRDYIGDEVWYVPASRNVLHRLGVNLHYVNETTNAEGINVIFSNTSLRIMYGYEVEKIALRYNATYEFEYLKFPGLYFEIPLKNVEGFLDSLSSEIPPDAYYTVPGYRYPDKENIQNYLNTEHPFLGKDLITLGMLIEDKPINWRLPGIIAFVLIGILVVLATYEISGSYLASLIALAFTVADPTLQATAVAAMLDIHVALFVALFTALLIYERRRSSAFAIGLAAAAKLSGAFGYPVLLVKAFREERKLVNFLMTIAVLPALGFLLPNLTIIKVLGFEGWVREILGSFRWHLSSKGGHPAASPVWDWFINRKAFPFHYDPNVFAQTDPFLLLSMVIFIFALPWLYRRRGKLLVPYGVFWSIVGFFTLQYVLGGTTQFSFYATVLVPPAAIVMGVALKELLRWEAFIESLWVYWEFLLGAKDWLLRRLKISR; encoded by the coding sequence ATGGACTGGAGGAAGATCCTCTTCATCGCGGTTCTAACGGTTACGCTCATCGGCTCCTTCTGGTACCTCTACGACTTCGCCTCCCGCCCGGACCTCAGGGACTACATAGGCGACGAGGTGTGGTACGTCCCGGCGAGCAGGAACGTCCTCCACAGGCTCGGCGTCAACCTCCACTACGTGAACGAAACGACGAACGCAGAGGGGATAAACGTCATCTTTTCAAATACGAGCCTCAGGATAATGTACGGGTACGAGGTGGAAAAGATAGCCCTGCGTTACAACGCGACCTACGAGTTCGAGTACCTCAAGTTCCCGGGCCTCTACTTCGAGATCCCCTTGAAGAACGTGGAGGGTTTTCTGGATTCCCTCTCCTCCGAGATACCCCCGGATGCGTATTACACGGTTCCGGGCTACAGGTATCCCGACAAGGAGAACATACAGAACTACCTGAACACGGAGCATCCGTTCCTCGGAAAGGACCTCATAACCCTCGGCATGCTCATCGAGGACAAACCTATAAACTGGCGCCTGCCCGGAATAATCGCCTTCGTCCTGATAGGCATCCTCGTCGTCCTCGCGACGTACGAGATAAGCGGTAGTTACCTCGCTTCCCTCATAGCGCTCGCCTTCACCGTCGCCGACCCGACCCTCCAGGCCACCGCCGTTGCGGCCATGCTCGACATCCACGTGGCGCTCTTCGTGGCCCTCTTCACGGCCCTGCTAATCTACGAAAGGAGAAGGTCCTCGGCGTTCGCCATCGGCCTCGCCGCCGCGGCCAAACTGAGCGGTGCTTTTGGCTATCCGGTGCTCTTGGTCAAAGCTTTCAGGGAGGAAAGAAAGCTCGTGAACTTTCTGATGACGATAGCCGTTCTCCCGGCGCTGGGTTTTCTGCTCCCCAACCTGACCATAATAAAGGTGCTAGGCTTCGAGGGGTGGGTGAGGGAGATACTCGGGAGCTTCCGCTGGCACCTCTCCAGCAAAGGTGGACATCCCGCGGCCTCCCCCGTGTGGGACTGGTTCATAAACAGGAAGGCCTTCCCCTTCCACTACGACCCCAACGTCTTCGCCCAGACCGACCCGTTCCTCCTGCTGAGCATGGTAATCTTCATCTTCGCCCTCCCCTGGCTCTACCGCAGGAGGGGGAAGCTACTGGTTCCCTACGGGGTTTTCTGGAGTATCGTGGGGTTCTTCACACTTCAGTACGTCCTCGGCGGGACGACGCAGTTCAGCTTCTACGCGACGGTTCTCGTTCCCCCGGCGGCCATCGTCATGGGCGTCGCGCTGAAGGAGCTCCTCCGCTGGGAGGCCTTCATAGAATCCCTGTGGGTCTACTGGGAGTTTTTACTCGGAGCCAAAGACTGGCTGTTGCGGAGGTTAAAGATAAGCAGGTAA
- a CDS encoding class I SAM-dependent methyltransferase produces MLEGITGEKVREAEEMIKRGLDEKKLRARLGADWKLIAEVARARIKAKNKFSRNDLWMDLEGLRYATHEIVARYRAERMKEFGVKSVADVSCGVGIQLIFYAMKVERAYGIDIDPLKIEFARRNANLYGVHNIEFINADSLSPETVGKIDAEVIFSDPARPPEMPERRLEDLLPSPLAVYNAYRPKTDAFIFDLPPQMRRERVPWRGEFEYIDLFGALNRLTFYTEPLAEAERSAVILPAEARLESDPDLENVVEWTEKPGQYLYEIPQSVDYADLINELFHTLKADAKMLIRQKRRVLATGDEKLRSPYLKRTYAVVGVVPFHPVRINDFLRREGFGRATLRISVPDGEYWKIRRRIEVNLRGDRRAFVFQIGETAVIAEGL; encoded by the coding sequence ATGCTCGAGGGAATCACCGGGGAGAAGGTCAGGGAAGCGGAGGAGATGATAAAGCGGGGCCTTGACGAGAAGAAACTCCGAGCCAGGCTCGGCGCCGACTGGAAACTCATAGCGGAGGTAGCGCGGGCGAGGATAAAGGCCAAGAACAAGTTCTCAAGGAACGATCTCTGGATGGACCTCGAGGGGCTCCGCTACGCCACCCACGAGATCGTCGCGAGGTATAGGGCCGAACGCATGAAGGAGTTTGGGGTTAAGAGCGTCGCCGACGTCTCCTGCGGTGTCGGGATCCAGCTTATATTCTACGCGATGAAGGTGGAGAGGGCCTACGGAATCGATATCGACCCGCTGAAGATAGAGTTCGCTCGGAGGAACGCAAACCTTTACGGCGTCCACAACATCGAGTTCATAAACGCCGATTCGCTCTCTCCGGAGACCGTGGGCAAAATCGACGCGGAGGTGATCTTCTCCGACCCGGCGAGACCACCGGAGATGCCCGAGAGGCGGCTTGAGGACCTGCTCCCGAGTCCCCTCGCCGTTTACAACGCCTACCGCCCCAAAACGGACGCCTTCATCTTCGACCTGCCGCCGCAGATGAGGCGCGAGCGGGTTCCGTGGAGGGGGGAGTTCGAGTACATCGACCTCTTCGGGGCCCTCAACAGGCTGACCTTCTACACAGAGCCCCTTGCCGAGGCCGAGAGGAGCGCCGTCATCCTTCCGGCGGAGGCGAGGCTTGAGAGCGACCCGGACCTTGAGAACGTCGTGGAGTGGACCGAAAAACCGGGCCAGTACCTCTACGAGATCCCCCAGAGCGTCGACTACGCAGACCTGATAAACGAGCTGTTCCACACCTTGAAAGCGGACGCAAAGATGCTCATCCGTCAGAAGAGGCGTGTTCTGGCGACGGGGGACGAAAAACTTCGGAGCCCATACCTCAAGAGGACCTACGCGGTCGTCGGCGTCGTTCCCTTCCACCCGGTCAGGATAAACGACTTCCTCAGGAGGGAGGGCTTCGGCAGGGCGACGCTCAGGATAAGCGTGCCCGATGGGGAGTACTGGAAGATCAGGAGAAGGATAGAGGTGAACCTTAGGGGAGACAGGCGGGCCTTCGTCTTCCAGATAGGGGAGACCGCGGTGATAGCAGAGGGGTTATAG
- a CDS encoding PCNA-inhibitor produces MKRLDDFLTTAASRGEEPGDDAPRRKRKRLKSTSLESFLPEEHVDYFKKLRIGSKRIRHARIDEL; encoded by the coding sequence ATGAAGAGGCTCGACGACTTTCTCACCACGGCGGCATCGAGGGGGGAAGAGCCCGGGGACGATGCGCCCCGCAGAAAGAGGAAGCGCCTAAAATCAACCAGCCTGGAGTCGTTTTTGCCCGAGGAGCACGTGGATTACTTCAAAAAGCTACGAATAGGGTCGAAGAGGATAAGGCACGCGAGGATAGACGAGCTATAA
- the glmS gene encoding glutamine--fructose-6-phosphate transaminase (isomerizing) — MCGIIGYIGDRKACDVIVKGLKRLEYRGYDSAGIVTEDNGKLYIRKGAGRIDELKEKLGFLEMPGKRGIGHTRWATHGVPNDVNAHPQRDCTGKIALVHNGIIENFAELREELLEKGHRFESDTDTEVIAHLIEDELKSTGDFEGAMRRALLRLRGSFALGIIYADEPDRLYFVRNESPLVLGIGDGENFAASDVPAFLEYTNRVVFLDDREYAVVTRDSWVVKNLDTGEVVEKSVHEVEWSLEMAEKAGYPHFMLKEIYEQPKAVRDAIHGNAEVIRSVAEEIAKYDRIFIVAMGTSYHAALVAKYLFQRLAKKVPVVEEASEFRYEFEELVDEETLVIAITQSGETADTLAAMKLAKGKGAKVLAIVNVVGSMATRIADLTLYTHAGPEIGVAATKTYTTQLTVLTMLAVELARVLGTADGEELRKLEDGLKAVPELVEKVLTHDESLRELAEALRERRDFFYIGRGVSVPTALEGALKLKEISYIHAEGLSAGELKHGPLALLENGVPVVAIAPGGKVFDKMVSNIEESKARGAFIIGLGDRGELRKVSDVFIEMPEMDELLTPIVYVVPLQILAYHLAVLRGNDPDKPRNLAKSVTVE; from the coding sequence ATGTGCGGCATAATCGGTTACATAGGTGACAGGAAAGCCTGCGACGTCATCGTTAAGGGCCTCAAACGGCTCGAATACCGGGGCTACGACTCGGCCGGGATAGTCACCGAAGATAACGGGAAGCTCTACATAAGGAAGGGGGCCGGCAGGATAGACGAGCTGAAGGAGAAGCTGGGCTTCCTCGAGATGCCCGGGAAAAGGGGCATCGGCCACACCCGCTGGGCCACCCACGGCGTTCCCAACGACGTCAACGCCCACCCCCAGAGGGACTGCACGGGGAAGATAGCCCTCGTCCACAACGGCATAATCGAGAACTTCGCCGAACTGAGGGAGGAACTCCTCGAAAAGGGCCACCGCTTCGAGAGCGACACCGACACCGAGGTTATAGCCCACCTGATCGAGGACGAGCTCAAATCCACGGGGGATTTTGAGGGGGCCATGAGGAGGGCCCTTCTCAGGCTCAGGGGGTCCTTCGCCCTCGGGATAATCTACGCCGACGAGCCGGACAGGCTCTACTTCGTGAGAAACGAGAGCCCGCTGGTCCTCGGAATAGGGGACGGGGAGAACTTCGCGGCGAGCGACGTTCCTGCCTTCCTCGAGTACACCAACAGGGTTGTGTTCCTCGACGACAGGGAGTACGCCGTCGTAACGCGCGATTCCTGGGTCGTCAAGAACCTCGACACCGGCGAGGTCGTTGAAAAATCGGTCCACGAGGTGGAGTGGAGCCTCGAGATGGCCGAGAAGGCCGGCTATCCGCACTTCATGCTCAAGGAGATATACGAACAGCCCAAGGCCGTAAGGGACGCCATCCACGGGAACGCGGAGGTAATCCGCTCCGTTGCGGAGGAGATAGCGAAGTACGATAGGATATTCATCGTGGCTATGGGCACCTCCTACCACGCCGCCCTCGTCGCCAAGTACCTCTTCCAGCGCCTGGCGAAGAAGGTCCCGGTCGTTGAAGAGGCGAGCGAGTTCCGTTACGAGTTCGAGGAGCTCGTGGACGAGGAGACCCTCGTCATAGCGATAACCCAGAGCGGCGAGACCGCGGACACGCTGGCGGCAATGAAGCTGGCGAAGGGGAAGGGGGCGAAGGTCCTCGCGATAGTCAACGTCGTCGGGAGCATGGCGACGAGGATAGCCGACCTAACGCTCTACACCCACGCGGGGCCGGAGATAGGGGTGGCGGCCACGAAAACGTACACCACCCAGCTGACCGTCCTCACGATGCTGGCGGTCGAGCTCGCGAGGGTTCTCGGAACGGCTGACGGGGAAGAGCTCAGAAAACTGGAGGATGGACTTAAGGCCGTTCCCGAACTGGTGGAGAAAGTTCTCACCCACGACGAATCGCTCAGGGAGTTAGCGGAGGCCCTCAGGGAGAGGAGGGACTTCTTCTACATCGGTAGGGGCGTAAGCGTCCCCACGGCCCTCGAGGGGGCCCTCAAGCTCAAGGAAATAAGCTACATCCACGCGGAGGGCCTGAGCGCCGGCGAGCTCAAGCACGGGCCGCTCGCTCTGCTCGAGAACGGTGTCCCGGTCGTCGCGATAGCACCGGGCGGAAAGGTTTTTGACAAGATGGTGAGCAACATAGAGGAGTCCAAGGCCAGGGGGGCCTTCATAATAGGCCTCGGCGACAGGGGAGAGCTAAGGAAGGTCTCGGACGTTTTCATCGAGATGCCCGAAATGGACGAACTCCTCACGCCGATAGTTTACGTTGTCCCGTTACAGATCTTAGCCTATCATCTGGCCGTTCTGAGGGGCAACGACCCCGACAAACCGCGGAATTTAGCCAAATCCGTTACCGTTGAATGA